The Gossypium hirsutum isolate 1008001.06 chromosome A03, Gossypium_hirsutum_v2.1, whole genome shotgun sequence genome contains the following window.
ctttctttccttgtgACTCCATCTCCCTTCTCCCTAATTCCAATTTCaaacaaattctaaaataattaagtttGTGGAAAAGAAGCATGTAAGAATTCAAGCATTTTGACTACAGGAGACAGAGGAGGTGGAAGAAGCCCATTAGACTGGGAATCCAGAGTAAAAATCTCCCTCGGAATTGCCAGAGGAATTTCCCACGTCCATTCTATGGGCGGTCCAAAGTTCACTCATGGAAACATCAAGTCCTCAAATGTTCTCATCAGTCAAGAACATGATGGGTGTATCTCTGATTTGGGTTTGACCCCTCTTATGAATGTCCCTGCAACTCCATCCCGGACAGTGGGGTATCGTGCTCCCGAGGTGATTGAAACCCGTAAGCATACGCATAAATCAGATGTATACAGCTTCGGTGTTTTGCTCCTAGAGATGCTGACTGGGAAAGCACCACTACAATCACCTAGAAGGGATGACATGGTTGATCTTCCCAGGTGGGTACAATCTGTGGTGAGGGAGGAATGGACAGCTGAGGTGTTTGATGTTGAGTTGATGAGGTTCCAAAACATTGAAGAGGAGATGGTCCAGATGTTACAAATAGCGATGGCATGTGTAGCAAAGGTAGCAGACATGCGACCAAACATGGATGAAGTTGTAAGAATGATTGAAGAAGTCCGGCAATCCGACTCAGAGAACCGGCCATCTTCTGAAGAGAACAAGTCAAAAGATTCAAATGTGCAGACCCCTTGAACATCAAACGCTGCTGCATTGCAGTTTTAAGAATGGGCAAAGCAAGGTTTTCCCATCCATGCATGCATGCCTTATCGACATTATCAGTGGTGTAGGTGTTGTGTAATATTTCAGAGAGATGAATGtagttttatgattttttttttctcgtTAATTTAACTAGGGGTGGTTTTCCTTATTGTTTTTACATTTATCTGTATTTAGATCTTCCTGATTTGTTGTAATGTTAAATTTGGGCAATTGATTTGGATTTTAACGAAATGAAATTTATGAACTTTGTGTTGTGCGCATCCTCTCTTCTTCCTTGCTTGCTTTTTGTACATGGTGAGAGTGGGCGGGTAGACGAAGAGTCCGAGaatgaaatagaataaaaaatgaaaattgctATACAGAACTAGAGtagctttcattttttttttaataatctcattattgaaataatttatttaatgcaCTTGAACTTATGTATtactatattaataataatacttatattAATCAAACTAATACCTaatcaataattaaatttgaatattaaaaataatataaattaagtaATTCATAATTACTTACTATATCTAtgaatttactttaaaaatatttatattcattctTCACAAACACAATAAGAAATAAAACTCTAGATTTTAACTCCATGGTCGATGATCAATACGCGTCCAATAATGGAGGGGGTGGCAGCGCGACGACGAAGGTATGGATAATGGACGGCAACCTGCTTGATGTGGGTAGGATTCAGCAAGACAAAATAAAAAACCAGAAAATCGATTTCGAGTagtgtttaaataatttatgaaatgtatatttaaaaatcgaaattgaattgagataatttattttaatttttatgatataacataaatattttatatttaaaatgatgaaaataattttaaagttcttgaaaatttattttttttaaaaatatttatgaaaaagattttcaatttttgtcaaattatattctaaattcataaaataaaaatttatcttatcaaaataattctaaaattcaaaataaaaaattaatatgaaaaaataaaaaattacaataaattaaaaattttaaaaatccaaTCAAACTGAACCGATATCACTCTGTAAATATGGGGATGTGGCGATGAAGGTACCAATAGgtgttgaaatttcttttaaaagaccaacttttattttattttttaaattcttttgggAATAGTAGGAATTCTGATGAATCTATAGATGATGGTGATGATTTTGAACTAGTAGACGACAATGTTGTCACTGGATTAGTGGGTGGAATCCATTCATAATATATTGGAATAAATTATGTTGAAGTGCTATAGGGTTACAACTTTAGTTTGATAAAATTTACAGTTTTTGGCTattttttgggtttaaatttatCTAACTTAACTTATTTCTCGAAAAATAAGAATTCTCGTAGAAGTTTTTAAGGCACGAAAACAAACTTGAAACGAAAGAAGCTATGAACAAACAAAAAGTCACAGAAAAATAGTGCACGCCAAGTGTTTCCAAAAGTAGATAAGTTTTTCCATATATTCTACAAATCGGGCCAGTTCAAGTAagtttaatgagtctaatttaattaattgatctCCATGGGACGTTCTGTATGCAATGTTCATGAGTTTTGATCCacggcccgtgacattctccctcaCCCATTCTCGCGATGCCCTTGTCACGTCCTTGGAATGACACTGGCTTGTATCGGAATGATCTCGACGCCTCGAATGATTCCCAATCATTCTCTTTGTTGGTTAGCTCCGCTCCTCGAAACATTTGTGTTGGTTTATGTCTTTGTCATCACCTGCTCGAACTATATTTCTCTGTTCTACATATCGATTATAAGAGGTCATTGCTTTTACTTACTCTCATTGTGACTTGTCTCGATCAGGATCACTTGATCTGCACAAACAAACTTTGACACACCTACATTAAACACCGAATTAATCTTAAGTCTTTCCGTTAACTCTGATTTactcttatttctttttattttagagttttattaatttaggttatgattattgttattataatatataattatgagGAATAGTAGAGGAGGCCACACTTACAGCCAcctctttttttagttttaggtttgatacatttattttataatatagacAATTGAGAATAATAGAAGGGGGCCGGAATAGCGCACAGccactttgttttcttttctttatttttataaaatttccttcatatttcttcttttattattcttttgttttatgaattagtttgaatttttttattcgatttttaAAACTGTAAGATTTgaaattatacttaaaatttttctatattggtattcattatttttttcgTGTAGGATATAAGCTCAGTTGTCTCATAAAGCCGTAATAGCATCAAGTCAAAAAAGATTCATTGATTTGGTGTTGTGTGGCTTACAGTTGGAAGAACCGATACGATTAATAATTGTCATAATCAGTTTATTGAAGAGCAAATTGATGTGACTAATTGAGTGGTTAGATTCGTCAAGGGAAGTAACAATTCGAATTTAAACAACTCGCGTGGTTGAGACCATTGATTCAAGCTAGGTACTTCTACTTCGCAAGGCTACTGAGGAGCTAAATCGTGGATGCATGGTTCAGAGTTTTTCATTATGTAAGGGTTAATTGTCGAGCGTTCTCTTAATTAATTTACATAATGAAAGGTTGGTGGTTTGAGACATCCTTGATCATTATAACTAATTTATCTGTTGGAGAATAAAATTCATTGCACGGGATCAGTTTAAAGTAGGAGCCTAAATCATGTATAAAACTAGAGTGTccattcattttatttaatcttatttcgtgctatttattttattgtaatttcaattttcatttatttttttatttttgttcttcgTTAGATTAAactcttccttttattttttttacaaatcaaCACACATCGTAAACACGACAACTACCTACcaggttttataataatttatttttggtgaattttacaCCAAAAAATTTAATTGGATGGTTCAGCCCCATATTTAAATTATGCATAATTTAATGGTGGTCATATTATTTATgatgtaaattaagtaaaaagatgaAGCAATTCTGTtccattataaattatttttctctCCTAGTGATGGGAAGCCTATGTATGCTGATGAAGTGAATTCTCCTGCATCATGAGCTACTgctacatatataataataaagacCTTCATCATCTGAGActtatttgaaaagaaaagtgaTTTTAAAAATAAGGGATGGGATGATGAGTATAGACTAAGTTGcagctttgatggaagccaacgctttgagtagaaaggCAAAGAAAAGAGTAGGCATGGAGAAAAATGGGCTgctacatatataataataaagacCTTCATCATCTGAGActtatttgaaaagaaaagtgaTTTTAAAATAAGGGATGGGATGATGAGTATAGATTAAGTTGCAGCTTTGATGGAAGCCACCGCTTTGAGTAGAAAGGCAAAGAGAAGAGTAGGCATGGAGAAAAATGGGCTGTGATCACTTTCCAAAGCAAACACTAGAGCAGGGGGGCACTTTTTCAGCATCGCTTCCTGTTGCTCTTGCTTTAACACTCGGTCCTGCAATGTCTTTATAAACACTCTTGGCACGCTGTCTGCGTCACCTCCCTCTCTAAACTGAACACCTACTAATGCTCTCAATGGACCTGCTCGCACCAGCATCGCCGCCAATGTGGAGTCCTGATCATCGTCATCATTATGTCCCAAGTCTCACTCTATTATTATACAGCAGCTACTTGCGAGCTAGGCATTAAATCTTAATTTGTGCTCACCTCTATGGGGCTTAAATGATATAGAATTTTGCGTTGAAACTCCTCCTTGATTATCATGCTGGTTGGGGGCTGGTCAGCTCCTAAACCGTATGTCATCTTACATACATCACCATAGATGGATAAATCTGGATCTCCCTGCATACTCCAATTTACTCAACATACCTTACATTTCCTCATTAGCTTTTCactatttatttttctaaacaaaagaaatatatACGTAGCTATAGTAAAAGTATGAATTAAAAGAAACTTAAATTCTGCACAAACTGAACAGCACTCTAATGAAATTTATCATATTGTCCATTTATTTAATCTATGCATGCAGCTTACATTCAAAGGATAGGCACATGGCAGTACTGCagttaattttcaattttgttaTTAACTAgacaataatatatattaaccagCAGGGAATCATGTGCTAGCCACTGCAACGGAGAGAAGATATTAGCAACTAATTGCACCATactatatatataagtaataaaTTAGAAGCCAAAAGtgaattgaaaaacaaaaacaaaaactcaAATGCATGCAAATAGAACATATATTTATAGGAGTCATTAATTAGAAAAGCTAACCCTACTGCTTGCTGCAATTTCTTAGTTTCATCGGAAGACGTACAAGGTTTGACATATTTTACAATTCACCTTCTAAGTATTATCGTAAAAATCCAATACATAAATTACATTCACTTGAATCTATCCACACATGTTATGACTTAAGTATTGGTAATCACTTTCTCCTTGATGACCAGGATGCTCAAATTAATTAGTGAAAGAGATCAAGTGATCAAGATATATACACATATGGATAAAAAGAAGCTGTGAATatcatgtatttatatataaaaaaaaagaaaagaaaaaaggaatgtAATTACATGTTCATAATCTTGAGGGGTGACGAACCCATGCTTGAGCATAGTAGCGGCGACATAAATGGCCATACGAATTTTCTGAGAAAACCTGTGTATGGCATAGGTTAAGCTCATACCTCCAGCACTGTGTCCGACCAGTATCACCTGCCATAGCCaaactaattaatatatattagcaAATCCTTTAAGAGTAGTAACGGTAAAGTTTGTAGGGTTGCTACTAAACTAATTGGATGAGGATGACCTTTTCGTTGTGAGGTAAGTTGGAGAGGAGGTCAATCAGGGGTTTGTTATAGTCTTGGAAACTGAAGATGGTGTTGGGATCGGATGGATCCATACCCGAACCTTTAAGGTCAATACAGCTGACCTTGTAGTCTGATGCTTCCAGTAGACTCCTGATT
Protein-coding sequences here:
- the LOC107963820 gene encoding methylesterase 17, translated to MSETTEKLHFVMVHGFGHGAWCWYKIRSLLEASDYKVSCIDLKGSGMDPSDPNTIFSFQDYNKPLIDLLSNLPHNEKVILVGHSAGGMSLTYAIHRFSQKIRMAIYVAATMLKHGFVTPQDYEHGDPDLSIYGDVCKMTYGLGADQPPTSMIIKEEFQRKILYHLSPIEDSTLAAMLVRAGPLRALVGVQFREGGDADSVPRVFIKTLQDRVLKQEQQEAMLKKCPPALVFALESDHSPFFSMPTLLFAFLLKAVASIKAAT